In Rhododendron vialii isolate Sample 1 chromosome 9a, ASM3025357v1, the following are encoded in one genomic region:
- the LOC131299938 gene encoding F-box/kelch-repeat protein At3g23880-like — MKKVEAETQHPYLPDGIVVHILAKLPVKSLLQFRCVSKYWRSLISDPKFTLSTQVVVMSMPILQTKYQKSVFVHVIDDEASMKELPLPNPLRGPYYNGEPDLRGSCNGLVLVSCDQDLFLWNPTTRWCIKVLSHWRLGKYRYQPDSSFISGLCYDSSTGDYKAVMASRACNVAMAGSFRNKTWTEIHFPYTNKLLESGPTVNDRTHWLVHSGEYPRSHVMHNLIVSFDPQMNEFVEVPMPQNEGIKRNIVYGFGVLGGCLSLALTSVHEGPKVTSVEVFAMRKYGDKASWTSLFVISDLIMWNPGYTSVASLCSTTNGKVLFQEAPKKNGQGEGGVMSYNPERKSCMGVQILSRRAYCITSFAETLVSPPCYNWETEDYTVISLSGQMRKYNTSRPGVDLSKWPSVGFK; from the coding sequence ATGAAGAAAGTCGAAGCTGAAACCCAACACCCATACCTTCCGGACGGGATTGTTGTTCACATACTCGCAAAACTACCTGTTAAGTCCCTTCTTCAGTTTAGGTGTGTTTCCAAGTATTGGCGTTCATTAATATCAGATCCCAAATTCACCCTTTCCACGCAAGTTGTTGTCATGTCTATGCCGATCCTACAGACTAAGTACCAAAAGAGCGTTTTTGTTCACGTGATAGATGATGAAGCTTCAATGAAGGAGCTTCCTTTGCCTAACCCATTGAGAGGGCCTTACTATAATGGTGAGCCAGATTTAAGGGGTTCTTGTAATGGGTTGGTGCTTGTAAGTTGTGATCAGGACTTGTTCTTGTGGAATCCAACGACTAGATGGTGCATCAAAGTTCTTTCACATTGGCGCTTGGGAAAGTACAGGTACCAGCCAGACTCGTCATTTATTTCTGGACTTTGTTACGACTCCTCGACTGGTGATTACAAGGCAGTAATGGCGTCTCGCGCTTGCAATGTTGCTATGGCTGGAAGCTTTAGAAACAAAACTTGGACAGAGATTCATTTCCCATACACTAATAAACTCTTGGAGTCGGGGCCTACAGTGAATGATCGCACGCATTGGTTGGTACATAGTGGAGAATATCCGCGCTCACATGTCATGCACAACTTGATTGTTTCTTTTGATCCGCAAATGAATGAATTTGTGGAGGTGCCAATGCCACAAAATGAGGGAATCAAACGAAATATTGTATACGGTTTTGGAGTTTTAGGTGGATGCCTTTCATTAGCGCTCACTTCTGTCCACGAGGGGCCTAAAGTAACTAGTGTAGAGGTGTTTGCTATGAGAAAATATGGTGACAAGGCATCTTGGACAAGTTTGTTCGTTATATCGGACTTAATCATGTGGAATCCAGGTTACACTTCGGTGGCATCATTGTGTTCTACAACAAACGGGAAAGTGCTATTTCAAgaagcacccaaaaaaaatgggcAAGGTGAAGGTGGAGTTATGTCATACAATCCTGAGCGTAAGTCGTGTATGGGTGTTCAAATCTTATCGCGTAGAGCCTACTGTATTACTTCATTTGCCGAAACTCTAGTTTCGCCCCCCTGCTACAATTGGGAAACTGAGGATTACACGGTGATTTCTCTTTCAGGGCAGATGCGGAAGTATAACACGAGCCGGCCTGGTGTAGATTTAAGTAAATGGCCTAGTGTcggatttaagtaa